In Euphorbia lathyris chromosome 2, ddEupLath1.1, whole genome shotgun sequence, the sequence CCCCTACTCTTCCAGAAAATATCAATTAAACCACTCGAGATTTCCTCTCACTTCCGCCATTATCATCCGTAGGCGCCATTGTTTTGGTCCACCGGCGACATCACCATATGACCACTTTTCTGACTGTCGCTCCGCCTCTCCTTCACTCTCATTCATCGCTCTCTTTTCACGCGTATCCAATTCAACCTCCGATCACTTTCTCGCCGCTCTCCAGCTCGCAATTTTCATCAACTAACCTCTCTTCCAAATCCAGCCACCGGAGAACTCCCCGTCTACCTTTTTCAGTCATGTCCTCGGCGACCTCTCAACCAGAAGTAACCGAACTTCGTGATGAGTCCGATTTTCATAGCCTTCTCTCTCCCTCCGGTCTCATCTCCATATGCGGCTTCGGCTCTCTCCTCTCCGGCACGTACAATTATCATCATTTTGCAATGTActtctcatatttgtatgtggatACTGATTGTTTATGTGATGCTTAATGAAACAGAGAAAAGTGCAAGAAGCACATTTCCTGATCTGAAAAACTTTAGAGTTGCGAGGTTGAATGGATTCCGGCGCGTATTTGCTCATGTGGCGCCAATTTTCTTCGACCGTGGCATCGCCAGGCCTGAAACTAAGGTCTGCAAACaaatcaatttataaatctGTTCAACTTCTGATGGAAGCCTTCATATACATGTGAGTTAATCATCTTATCTGAATTTCTGCAGGAGATTTCGAGCTTGAGCGTGGAGCCCTATGAAGGTGAAACTCTTGTGGTTACAGTTTTTGAGATTGATAAATCAGGGGTATGTTTAATGAGTGTAATTTACATGATTTCGTTGATCACTTTGATGAACTGAGATAAATGTGTTGTTCAAGTCAGATTCCTGCTTTCATGGACAGGGAGCTTGAGTTCCGATTTCTAGCTGTGAGTTGCTGGTTATTTCAGAAATGATTACTGTTTTTATGGATCATTCAAGCAGCTTCCTTATCTCTTAATTGTATCTCTCCTTGGCAGGCTGTTCCAGAAACACTTGATGGCAAGCCATCTGATAGTCTATCTGTATGTAGATATCCTTGAATTCTGTGGAATGCAAGAGCTCATAAAATTTTTTACTAATAACAAACTGCTGGTTTTATGGATGCAGGTGCTCTGTGCCCGTTATAGTGATGAGGAATTTTTCCAAATTAGATGCAAAGGTAATTTTTCTTGGGggaatttacatagaaattcatattttaaaaattatttaaagctttgtcaataaaaaatttgaattatgtcaatTTGGCAGTTAACGGAATTTCTGCTGTAAGTTCACCAACTAAAGCATTCAAAGAATTGACATTTACAGAAAAAAGATTCATATTTTGATATTATACtaattaaattacaaatatTGATTAAACAATAAATACtattatatttatgaatttcatgtAAACAACCCTTTTTCTTGTGAGATGGTATAGAGATTTCAGATTTCTGTAGTTTGCACAGAGAGAAATAATATGAAATGTTGCTCATTATCTATTTTAAGAAATCTGGCAAATTCCTGGTGATATTCTGCAGTCTGCATTATCATGGAGTcaaatttttggagttttcccCTTACTTGGAAAGACTCTAACAATCAAGAAtgcatttttaaaattttctggTAGAATTATGGACACATGAATATGAATTTGAGCTTGTACCATTTTACCTACTGTTAGAAGGGTTAGGTTTGTTGCCACCCTGTATTGATCCTTTGAATTGTAAAAAATGTCTTGGCTCATATTACagataaatattattttgcaaGTGAAAATTAGGGGGTCTCAGAGTTGGGCTAGTAGTTTTAGCTTGGATCCGTGGATATAATTCCACTGTGTATTCTTTGATTTGTTGTTTTCGTTGGATTGGTTCTTTTTGTTCTTAATAAATTGCTAttttcataaataaaaataaaaattgagctTGTATTCTAGGCATGCCTTGAGCTAACATCCAAacttttttcattttataattGTTGCTTCATGCAGTTCATTACCAGTAACACAAGGCTATTGTATTTTCTTTCCAATTTTGTTCAGGAAGCAAAGATATTTATTTTCAGCATTATGGAAGATATAACATCCATCAGATATGGAGAGATGATATCTTACCATGTCGTACCTACCTTCGCCATTGGTAAGACTGCTTCACATTGATTTTATGCATACAAGAAATGACATATTCTGTGCAAAGTTTTGAAGTGCTTCCTCTCAATCAGTTACATATATACCTCTGAAAACTATTTTATCAATGCTTATAGGACGATATCAAAGTGAGTTTAAACCGGTCACAAGTCTTTCGGTAGTGTTTTACATAAGTGTGATCTCTTGAACTACTTTTATGGTTACAAATGAAAGGAGAACAGATATGCTTATAGCTAGAAAAGGTTATCGCGACACAAAGACCTTAGATGAGTAGCGGTTTCCCATCCAAACTATTTGTTGATCTTGTCTCCTTCTCTTAAGACTAATTATCTCAATTTAGTTGGGAAAGGCACTTCTGTGCTTGCGTTTATCGGTATTGAAGATTCACCCATAACCGAGTATATGATTTCTAGCTAAGCTTGCcaattgagtatgttgcagctAATTTGTTTAATTACTGTTCTTAAAGAGGTTAATAATTTTCTTTAAACCTGGTACCTGTGCAACCTTCCAAGTGCATATATTGAAGGTATTAAAATGGCTTTTCAGTGTATTGGCAGCGAAGAATCTCGGCAACACAGCTTATGAAAACTTCTTGGATCACACCTTCCTTGGAGATCGTAAAACAACCATCCGGGAATACCTAGCAACAACAGGTGCTGGTATAATGGAAGAAGAGCCACCGGAGTCCCTTAAGACTCGATACGGTGGCTGATTTCGCTGAAAATCCTGAGCATACATCCATGGAGGTGGCTATGTGCATATGCTCTTTACCAGGGCTGGAGCCAAAGAAACTGCTACTGAAATGTTCAAGACTGTTAACAGGATCTAACTTCAATTACTGAACACCCATTGAAGGCTTTTTAATTGGGATTTTAGAGTGAATTGTAAAGGTGTTGATATATTTTTACATTCTCTAAAACTAACCATGTAATTGTAAATCAACCATGATCATTGTAACCTCTTGGATTTTGTTTTTGATTATGATTTTGGAATGAACTAAAAAAACAAGATGAACAAATAACCATTTTATTGATCTGCATACAAGAAATTAGTCATCATTGATTTGTTTGTGGTTATCATCTCATATCTATATCATATTGTTGAACTAAACATTCCAAAAGTTAATCTTATCCTCTGTTTGGTTCAAGGATTAATAAGGTAAGGTAAGTATATGTAAATATATCTGTATTCTTTTGTGATGTAAATGTTAAGTATAGTTTTCTATGGTAAATTAATATGATAAGATGGAGTGTTAATGAGTCGAACCGAGACCGAACTTGGGTAGACTCGGCTGGAAAATGGGTGAATTCAAGTTTGAAAATTTGTGTCGGCTCAAGCTCGAGAGAACTAAACATAGGCTTGGGTTGAGAGCAATTCAGAAATGATTTTGAGTTCAAATTTGAAAATTTGTGTCCGCTCAAGCTTGAGAGAACTAAACACAAGCTCAGCTTGAGAGCAATTCATAAATGATTTTGAGTTCAAATATGTACTTACATGTATTTGTTTTAATGTTTTGAGTTAATTCCAGTCTTCTATCGAAGAAAGCACtaaatttaaactaaaaaaacaaatttaacaTATACTTTATAACaaatttattttgaattaaaaagtaattaaatatatacaataattaaaaaataatcgaaTCTGTTCGTGAATTTTTTTAGTCGAGTTTAGGAACACTCGGACTGAACTCGTTAATGTTATGAGTCAATCTTGAGCTCGAGCTGACTCCTTTCAAGCCGAGTTTTCATCGAGTCGAGCCTAACACATTAATACCCATAAATTAAGATATGTACTACTTGGTGGGGGCAGTTTAGGAAAATTGCAGCAATTTGCTTTCCTATGTATGCCtaatttatagttttatatGAACCCAACCGGGTAAACAAACACTAAATAATAATCCCAATTTATTTTACTTCAAGAAGGGTAAATAAATATTCACCTATACTTCGTGATATTAAACAAAGCCTAATCCCACATCGGAACAGATAGAGATCCAAGGCTTGGAGTGGGCAAATAAATAGAGCTGGTTATTAGAACTGAAAAATCAACTCGCCCTGTCAGGGGTGAAGGCGACTCGTCAATGATCGTATAGAGACGGCGGGTCCTGCCAACACCTAGAACATCGAACACACATCTAAGGCGAGCGGGTTCTACCCTACTTTAGGTAGTCCTGCCCGTCAATTTTTGGAAGTCGAACCTCCGGGTGCGGCTCACAAACTATCTCATCTTAACATTCTTATTTTCCATTACTTGTTTTGTTGCGTTATATGATCAATCAATTCGGTACATACGAAGAAAGATCAGATTTTTATTGGATCTAACTTTAAGATCCATTTGCCTATTGCCAGAAGAAAGGAATTAGGTTTTTCGTTTtagaatattttatattatacaaataaaaTAGGTCAAATACATTCATGTCCAGCAATCCAGAAATTGAGTTATTTTCAGCAAAATGATATTGTTTCCTCAAATTAAGTGTGTTTCAGAGATTTTATAAAAAATGGCAGTGAATACCTTATTCCGGTTACAAAAAtcaattgggtaaattacacccatggctactgaactttacctattttcacattatggccactgaacttcatttcttcccggtatgaccattgaatgtaaagttcagtggccataccgggaagaaatgaagttcagtggccataatgtgaaaataggtaaagtgACCATTTTACCCAAAATCAATTATAAGTTGATTTGTCCTATGTTTGAGATATTGTTGAAAAAGGCTATCTAGTTCCAGCAATAAATCATGGAAAAAGATAGTCTACGATATGATTCTGTTGTTTCTCTATTGATCCAACCGAGTTTAATAGATTTAACCTTTTTTAGTTTTTACAGACGAGTTTAATAGATTTAACCTTTTTTAGTTCGATTTCCCTTTTCAACATATGGTCCAACCGAGCCATACACTTGACAAATAAATAAGGAAATATGGTTGGTGGATACCTCAAGATGGACGGAATGATTCTGTTGTTTCTCTATTGATTGCTACCTGCATAGAGCTCGATTGCACACATTTATCAATTAGTTGACACCGGTACTCCAGAAAACCGGCTAAATAAATGGTACCCGATAGGAGTTCCATCCTATCATGTGCTTTCTCCATGTTGATATTCAAGGCTACAAACCATTTATTACCCTTTTTCACACGCATTGAATGAACAACCTTCTATACAATCACCACATCATCAAAACTTTGTCTACCAGGGATGAAGTTGCATTGGGTAGAGTTAGTAATTTTAGGAATAAGGTTGTTCAATCAGCTAGAAATAATCATAATGACAATCATATTACAAAAGCTTATTGGTCTAGAATGGGTAAAAGAGCAGGGATCCGTTCCCGTGGAGGCAGGTCATCGACAGGGACAGGGAATTCCCGCCTCACTTGCATCCCTAGTGCCAACAAAAATCAGGCTTAATGTAGGAAGTCTGAATGAGCCAACTTTGGGTATATGATAGGTTGTTAAAGTCAATTATAAGAGTatgatatattattttaaaaattaagggTGCAGCCAATTTTAAGGATGCAAATATGCGAGATATAAGATTTGCGAGATATaagatttaataaaataatgtacAAGTTACATCTTATGACCTTTAAATTACCAAAAATAGATCAGTTTCTTTTACAGAGCATACTTCACAGTGGAATACAAAGCAGAAGCCTAAAAACCAGCAACAACATATCTCGCACAAAGAGAAGCTGTCCAGGCGAGAAATTGAAGCCACTGCCAGACACTGTTCTCGGCTGTCTAGGCGAACTGAATAACCGAATCGAGGATATATCTAATGCATCGATCTTCCCATTTTCATTGTCATTATTGTTAGGAATAAAATacaattacgataaacgaaaaacaacaacaatcacataagaattgtttacccagtttgccactcaatatgaatgactacgtGGGGGCACTACCAATATTTTACTATAATGAAAGAGATGcagattacagagaaagaggtcACATCTATACTGCAGTTGGACtcatcgcttcagttgggcctatatatattagtttcCAAAAGCCAAACAATTATCTTCCTTTTCTTGTGGACTTTATGGTTTTCTGCAATACGTAGCTTCCTCTTGGCATTTTGTGTCGGGTTCACAACAGCCATCTCTTATCCTCCTCACCTTCACATTCTTCCTAATCTCACTGTAAATCTTTACAAAATTTTGGATGCCTAATGAATTCCGTATACTTTCCCAAATCTCTTGCGCTACCTGCTGCTTCAAATCATCCGAAACACATTTCAACCATTCAAAATTAGCACATAAACTTTGAATGAGAATAGATGCaagagaagaaaaaacaaaacccATTTACATGAGCGTCCAATAAATGCAGCAGTAAAATCAGCCGCATAAGTTCATAAACAAAATTAGGCTTCAACTTCCATGTTGAAACATTTTCAGAAAATGTCTTTGGTTACActtttaaaaacaaaacaattaaactaacaataaattTAGCTCAAAAGGAAATACAAACAAATCAAAAGCAGTACAAATTATCAGCACATAGAGAAATAGATGAACAAAAGGGAGAAGAGCAAACTTCATGTACACCAGAGATGACATTTAAAAATATGTCCTTTCCCTTTCTTGAATCAAGCAACTGAAAAGCTCTAAGAAATAGGCCCTGTTCACGAGTAGACCAGAAAACAGAAGGATTCGCATATTCCTCCTTCCTTTCCCATCAAAGAACGCATAGTACAAATTCAGAAAACAAGATTCTGTGCAATAAAGTTTTCTGCTGTATCATTGATGACTTGTGTTCTCAGCTGGCAGCAGAAGGAAACAGCAATCATAAAGAGCCTTTCTTTCTGGCCTCATAAGAAGAGGCTGGAATGTTTTCTTTGTATCTTGTCCTTCAGCCTTGGTTACAGAAGCAAAATAAAAAGCCACCAAGCGACTCGATATGTTTCGCAACCATGGCAGCCACCTGCAAAATGGTTTTGCTTATTGGCAATATAGTCCTGACAtggtttttaaaatttttattcatGACCTCAACCAGCAACCCCATGGCCTATGCACAAAAATTTCGTTAAGAAAACAGAACACAAGGAGATaataacaaaaatttaattattatcacATCATTTTATAACTTCAAGTCACAGAAAACCTGGACTATATCATAAATCAGTAAACACAAAAGCACAGAACTGGTCACATGCCTCAGAAATTCTAGCTGCTCGTATTTCATGCATTTACAAAATATGACATGTTGCTTGTTTTGGAACTTTTACCTGCGCACCAGTACTTTGCACTTGACGCTTCTCATCAATGTACCAAGATAAGCACAAGTCAAGCATGGACTTCTTTAAATGCGAACTGACACGTTATATCAGAAGTTTTATAACTGTACCCGTTCAATGACGAACTTTGCTATCACTATCATTAACCAAAAAATGCACCAAGCGGATAAATAGTACATGTGCATGTTTGTCCAGAGAACTTTGGCTATCACTATCATTAACCAAACAATGCACAAAGCAGATAAATAGTACATGTGCATGTTTGTCCAGAGAACTTTGGCTAGATTTGATTATGATTGCATGATGCATTTCGAGAACAGCTTCTCTTCCCGTTGAATGCTCATAACTGCAAGCATAAAAATCAGTGTATGAGAACAGAGTGATAGAGAGAGACAGCACACAGAAGATGTGTGAACAAGAACATGAAACTTGATACAAGTGTGATAATTTGATAGAGCCAGCCTTTAGTAGTTGTGGTGGAGCCACAATATTCATTATAGGGTCAGCAGATACTTTGTCATTGATGTTGTACATACCTTAAATTCTAGAGCAGAAAATCTAACTGCTGTTGTACATATGTTGCAGAAAGATCATAGTTCAGCAAGAACTGCAATAAAATCTTACTgcatttcttacgaattggctCAACTTGGCTTGTAACCATTAGTTCTGATATAAAAAGTCGTGATGTCATATATCTCAAGAACAACCAGCTTGCGATTAACTATTGCTTTTAGAAGTGAGAGAGCAACCAAACATGGATTTCTCTCAAGGTCAACAAACACTGGAAACTGAATTAGCATATGCAATTGCTCTGAAGAAACGGTGATTTTAGTACTCCTTAGGAGAACagttaacatttttagacatgATTGCATCAGCGGATTATTGGCATTAACAGCAGTTTGGGCAGTGCTCAATAAAGTGATCTTTAACTTATCAGTTTGTGATCCAAGGGATGGCAGAGGTAACCTTACCAATGGAGTAAGGCATCTTCATATCTAGAACTCAAGCAGCCACCAAGCAGTTTTACAAAAGGATCCAACATTGATAACAATGAAGTGTCATCTTTGTCCAATTTCACTCTTCATTCGGCTGTGGAGTAACCCAAGAGGAAACACAGCAATAAGATGTGAGCACCCTGATTTAGTTCTAATAACTTTCCCAGAAGAAATTTTGTTGCCACTCGAAGAATGTTTAC encodes:
- the LOC136220005 gene encoding uncharacterized protein, whose translation is MTTFLTVAPPLLHSHSSLSFHAYPIQPPITFSPLSSSQFSSTNLSSKSSHRRTPRLPFSVMSSATSQPEVTELRDESDFHSLLSPSGLISICGFGSLLSEKSARSTFPDLKNFRVARLNGFRRVFAHVAPIFFDRGIARPETKEISSLSVEPYEGETLVVTVFEIDKSGIPAFMDRELEFRFLAAVPETLDGKPSDSLSVLCARYSDEEFFQIRCKGSKDIYFQHYGRYNIHQIWRDDILPCRTYLRHCVLAAKNLGNTAYENFLDHTFLGDRKTTIREYLATTGAGIMEEEPPESLKTRYGG